The following nucleotide sequence is from Ornithodoros turicata isolate Travis chromosome 2, ASM3712646v1, whole genome shotgun sequence.
CGTCAATGTCTTAAAACCATAACACTataaaagttatgcgtgtgggagtccgATGCATTTTAAGGCCACCTTTCCATcaatgttctttctgtttacctACAGGCAATCTACCGTGATGATGCGCCTGCACACACGTTACGCACATGACATCAGGGTTGAAAGCGTAAAAACGTGCTGCTGGGATGCCCCAGCGATCGAGAGACTATCTTGATCGTTGTAATTCACCACACAGGTCGCACAACAAAtgataaacaagcgatggtcgatgcagGTGCACTTATTATAGGCAACTAATTTCGACGACCGCACActgacaaaagcacaacgatcGCCTCCGCGAGAATACGTACTGCTGCCTCTTCAGTAACATGGCAAACGTGctctttgtacattgttttagcGATCATATGTCGCTGAGCTTTTCATTAACAAATACAGAGGTAGGCTTAACCACCGACTACCTACACCTCGTCCCGCAGCCACCTGtagcagcgccagcgccgcctgaactgtTCTTTATCAACCTCATAACCAAAAAAAACAAACGGGAGCTTCCTCTTCACAgtccttctgtcgtctgctactttctccctACCCTCAACCACCTCGTGAGAACGTGAACAAtacgcatgcgttgtggtcaacgtTCTTCACAgccggagagaccacgtgatcgatttaaaccagacgtcactaaacacGGGTTTAAGTCgcttggtgaatacgggcactGATATCGATATCGAGTTATCGACAACGGGATAAAAGAGTCCATGAGGGAGATGTCAACAGTGAGTTTGAATCTGCGGTTGAGTGCAACGACCGCATTGTGGCATACCTGTCCAGATTTCCTGTGTGCAGATGTTGACCGCCAGGAAACGACACCTGTACAATGAAAGAAGGCCAAGTAGTTACCAAAGAAGGGACAAAGAAGGATACCAAGGCCAATGAAAGAAATGTTAGATGTTACGATGACACAAGGAAGTAACACAGAATGGACTAATTAAACGAACTCCCCAAAGTAGTTCCTCGACGTTTTAACACCTGGCGCCATACGTATGACCGTATCGAAAGATACATACTAGAAACTGGATTAATAATTGGGAAATAATTCCTCGTAacgtcttctttctttcttctcctttttcttctttttcttttgtgcgcGCTCACTATTTCATTGTGTATCGCCTCAAAACCTCTCACTTACCATATTAAAGGGACTGTCTGGAGGCTATCATGCAAAGTTTGTGGACGTTGTTATACGATTTCTTATGTTCCCAGGAGCCACCATGCGAAAGCTTTCCTTTGGATTCGGCTCCGGGAATTTTTTATTGAATTTTGAACTCTGGCTACCCATGATTGAAAGCCGCAGGCTGATCACTGCTGATGTCACCGGTGTCGAGTTTCGGTGTCTGCTTCGCCGTGTCTCGGACGCCTGTCGCCCGTCTAGCTGTCGCCTGTCTAGCAGTCGCCAGTGGCATTTCGTACTTTCAGAATTTCAACGTGCCACCCTTTTGCTACTTCGACGTCGCTGAACGCATTTGTGGCAATGGGAGGACACAGGTGTTGTTTTGTTCACTGTAAGAACAACACAGAGAACACAACAGGAGTAttgtttttcggttttccaaAGTGCGAGCGTTTAAGACAACTATGGATCGCGAAGGTTCGTCGGCCGGGGTGGCAGTTCTACAAATCAAGTACCCTCTGTTCCTCACACTTTACCGCGGATTGCCTCGAAGAGTCTGACAGACTTCAGAAGGAGCTCGGCATATCTCGTCCAGGAAAAAGACGGAGCCACACCTTGAGGTCTGACGTACCTTCAGTTTTCAGTGATCTCCCCGTTGGTATCAACGCAGCAACAACTTCTTCGAGCTACGATAACGTAAGTCCCTAACTTTCCTGATCATGTAACTGGTTCACATATTATTTGCTCCACTTCTTTTATTGATGCGCAGGAGCAAGGCCGCGGTGCAGTGTCACTTCCTTTTGAAGAGACAACTTAGTACGGTGAAGGTCAGTTTTCTGCTTTGTAAAAATATAAAGATACGTATTGAGCCGTAATATTTGTCATCGGCACATTTCGTCAAATTACGCGCTCACTGCCGAAGTGACACTCATGAGCTTTCCCTTTGAATTGGCGTAGTCAAGATTGCAGGTGAACTGCATAAGCAGTACGTGGAAATCTGTACTGTGTTTTCTTAGTTCAGTTGACGGAAGGAACATGGAGGAAAAATATACAGAAGAGACAAAGCCAGCGTGCACTGATGTGTTTTGTTTATCTTTTTCCGAGGTGCACCGCAACCCTCTCCACCTGCTTCCCCAGAGTCTGGTGTGTATTACTCCGCATCTTCAGGTAGTGACAGAGGTTGCACAATTTCTATTGATACTGCATCATTAGGTTTGAAACTTTCCAAAGACCCATCGAACATCTTGACTGACTACATTTTGCATTCTGGCTGTCAAATGTATAGTGTTCATTTCACCCTTGCATGTTTAATATAATCTACCCCAAACACCAGTTTGGTTAAAGGCATTTGTTAATGTAACTATAACTGGGTGTTTGTGCATAGGTGGAATATGCCAAGTAATTATAGttctgaaaaaagtattttgcacACTGTCGAACTATATAGTCACTGGCTTTACAAATGTAAGTTGCTCACTGCAATTCCGTCCCCAATCATAGGGCCTCAGCATGCAATGAAAGATGCAGCAACCCAGACGGATGAGAGACACTTTGAGGAAAGCCCCACAATCAAACAACGGAGACCACCTGCACAAGATGCAACCACTCAGACAGAGCCTTTAGAGAATCCGCCTCGTTTGGTCATAGTGGAAGTTCCTGAGCCACCATATAGTGTCCAAGCTCCCCCTAGATCATCAACACCTGCTGCGGAGCCCCCACCTGTTTCATTgagagtttcatcaccagggcaTGATGACACGGCAGATATTGTCAGTTTTGAGAAGGAGCCCAGGTAATTAACGGTGCAGTTTTGCAAATTTTGTCAGTACTGTTTCCATTGCACTCATAAAACCTGGCGTTGTTGGGCTTGCCATACTGATACATATGTTCATCATGATGACTTTTGTGTCACAAAACTAACGAAGGCTATAGAGTGGCAATCCACTGGTAAAACATAAATGTGGTTACTTTTATACATCAGTGCATGAGGCCGTACTGATGTCTCACTTCCATCTGATATAGGTCAGAAGCTTTGTGTGATGACCCATCATATCAACTAAGCTCAGAGCTTGGCTATGACACTGATGGAGAGTGAGTGCACATTTTTTTACTCCCTGTACATTCCATAACCTTCTGCCACCAGCCCTTGGTTTATTGCTTCCCTAACAGGCCAATAGATGTGGTTCATACGCGCCATCTTGTTGATGAGTTGGATGGTGATGGGTAAGTATTACTAGACATTGTGGGAGGATGCTCCTTCGCTGTGTGCTTCATTATCTGCTGGAAGAAAGCAGTTAGTACTTACATTCCTTTACAGCAATGGGATTTTGCGACCTGACTCCCCATTTGCTGTTATAAATAGAAATGCAGTAGAGATGCTGTAATAAACTAGCCAGGGCAGGGAAGCATGGTGTGATACATTTCCTGGAGCCTTGTTTTGTTCAAAGTGTGGGGTTGTATGCATAGGCCCATGACTTTTGAAGTTTCTCCTGTCATTAACATTAAATACTACTCTCAGGTCCGTAGCACAGCCTTCATCAGTGCCCGACATGTTCATCGTGGCACGCTTCAGCCTCATGGAACTCCTAAAGGTGTGCACCGTGTGCTCATCATCACCCACAAACGTGCAGCTCACAACAATGGGAACACTTGCAAGAGCCACAATCACTTGCGAGAATGGCCACAGGAACCAGTGGGCAATATTGCAATGTGCTCGGCAATCCTTTTCTCTCGTAGCATCATCACCAAGTCACTGCGCCTGTTCGACATCATGGGCCTTGCTCATATACATCGGAGTCAGTACTTCCTCTACCAGAAGTGCTCTTTATTTCCAGcaatacaagatgtgagttaATGCTGGAAAATTATGCATGCTTTGTGCTAGGATTACTGCATGTCCGTCGATAACGGTACACAGCATATGTGTAGGCTGAAAAAATCATTGAACATGTGGTGGTGTCTTTGAGATTCTCATTGTCCATTTCATGTAGGTTCAAAGAGCTAGCTGGCACATCACAGGATTCTCCTGATCAGTCACAGGTCAATGAAACTTATTCTTTTGCCCATTTTGCATACAACCTCATCAAGAAAAGACATATCTACTACATATCTCAAGGAAATCTACACTCTAgtgtagagccctgcgcggataacatttttggcatccgcatccgacccgcatccgcgcacatgTTATCCGCATCCGGTGCATACACAACcatttacatccgcatccgatccgctgcgCAAAACgcaatatccgcatccgatccgcaaaatccgcaagtttcgaagcATGCGTAAAAAccgccggaagaatgttggtataatttcggatgcctccatgctgtcacggaaacACTCACGATGACCAGCAAAGGtgaacctttcaacaaacgcaaTATGGAGAGACTTTTAGAACGCGTGGAATgctacctcgccggtgctcgctgtcggcgcgcaatacaaataaattgatagtggaaaaattacagcacgcggtatatcgacatccgatccgctgccttcgtatccgcatccgacctcgagccatccgcatccgatctgcacaccgcagaaagtgataaattttcatcgaatccgcaagtatcttgcggatatccgcttccattcgcggatggtgcagggctctactctaATGGGGACATATAGTGATGCTGTGTTTCTGCGAATACACATCGAATGAAATAATCTATTATATACTGCATGTTGTCACCCATAAACTTCTTCAGGTCTGGGATAAAGAACGGGCAGCAGTGCTGGAGAAGCTGGGGGACAGGCCTCTGCACCTTGCTGGAGATGCACGTTGTGATTCTCCTGGGCACACCGCACTGCACGGCACATATACGATAATGGAGACCACGATCAACAGGATTGTACAGTTCGAAGTAGTTAAGGTATAGAAgtttcttctttgtggatttcgtggCCATAACATAAATTTGTGAAATCCATTTGCAGGCAACAACCGTGTCTGCCAGCTACTGCATGGAACAGAGGGGGCTCGAGCTTTGCCTTGACTACTTCACAGCTAAAGGGTTGGTCGTCGGCACACTGGTCACTGACAGGCACTCACAGGTGAAAACTTTTCTGAAGGACAAGCACCCGAGTACCAGCCATCGTTTTGATGTGTGGCACGTTGCAAAAGGTTAGATGATGAGAACACTGTGTATGGAACTGATACTCAATATTACATTATCATCATTGCTGTTGCTATGCAGGCATCAAGAAAAAGGTCGCTGCAGCATCACAATCTAAGAAGCACCGAGTTCTTCGACTGTGGTGCGAAAGCATAATCCGCCACCTATATTGGTGTGCGCGCACCAGTGACAGTGGCGATCTCATGCTTGCTAAGTGGACGACGATCATGCGGCACGTCATCAATATACACACCCATCCAAATAG
It contains:
- the LOC135383008 gene encoding uncharacterized protein LOC135383008 translates to MFIVARFSLMELLKVCTVCSSSPTNVQLTTMGTLARATITCENGHRNQWAILQCARQSFSLVASSPSHCACSTSWALLIYIGVSTSSTRSALYFQQYKMFKELAGTSQDSPDQSQVWDKERAAVLEKLGDRPLHLAGDARCDSPGHTALHGTYTIMETTINRIVQFEVVKATTVSASYCMEQRGLELCLDYFTAKGLVVGTLVTDRHSQVKTFLKDKHPSTSHRFDVWHVAKGIKKKVAAASQSKKHRVLRLWCESIIRHLYWCARTSDSGDLMLAKWTTIMRHVINIHTHPNSLHPET